The sequence CTCTTTGGCGCTGGGTTGTCCTGAGGTGCAAAGGAGTGGAGAGAGAGGGAGGAGATTGAGAATCATCGGGATTCCTTTGAGGGTTAAGGTGCTCTATTTACCCCTAAAGCTTCAAGCATGAGAGCTTCTCCCAAGAGCAGCATTAAAGAAAGCCAGCTTTCGCATCTCATCCACGGAGAGGGTTTTGACCCTCTTTTGGGCGGGGTCGATGGCGATAAATAGCGGATAACAGGAGCCATCATTACAGGTCTTATAAAGCGCCTCTAAAAAGCGACTTCCCCAAATCTCTGCTCCTTTACCTCCTCGGGGAGAGGCGATTAGATTCTCCAAGAAGTCTTCCAGGGAGACCCCATGCACTCCATCATGTTCTAACATTACTTTAGAGTGGCGAAGTTGCTCATACTCATCTAGCGCCTGAAACTCTTCAGGGCTTTTAAGGGGGTGACAGATCGCCATCTCTACGCCCAGTGGCGAGGCGTGAGCAAAAAGATTCTCATGCACCTCTCTGATTGACCACCCTTGGAGATTCAGATCCAAGACGACGATTCGGCTCTCGGCGATATAGTCACCAAGGGCTTCGTAATAGAACTTGGCTGAAACCTCATCTTTGGGCAACTTAGCGCTGAAGGCATGGTAGCCATTTTGGTGGAGGAAGATTTCAATAGAGGTCTCTAGACAATATCCATAGACCGAGAGGTTTTGGTGGGGTGCAGAAGAGAGCATCTGAATCCTTCGTGGGATTTGGAAAAATCATTATGGCAATATAGCCTAAAAAAGTAAAATTTTTTTTAAACCACACAAAGTACTTGGCTAGATAGTTTACCTATCGTAACGTCCATAAAAATTAGCAAGACTAATGACCATTAGGGAAAAAAGTTAAGATATATTTTAACTATTTCAAACGATAATCCGATATGGATGTTTTTCCATATCGGGCAAGAAGCCCTTTATCTTATGGGAAAGAAGGCCTTGAAAATGTCTGACTTTTTATTGATGGATCCTCCCCAGATCCCAGATCTCCACGCCCCCGAAATCAACTGGTATCTCAAGAACTCTCTTGATTCCAAAGAGGAGAAGCTAAAGACTCTCTCCCTCCTTTATGAGGCAAGAGCCATCAAATTTGATCATGCCCTCCACCAAGACTATGAAGAGAGTGTCTCTCCCTCTCTTCTTATCATTGGAGAGAGTCAAAGCGCCAAAGAGTTTGCCTCTAAAGCTTTAGAATCCTCCTTTGAGGTGGAGATTCTCCCCTATGAGAGTATTGAGAGTATTGAGGGGAAACTAGGAGCCTTTGTAGCCAACCTCACGGATGGAAGCTCTAGAGAGTTTGCCCAAGGAGTCCTCTTTAGGGAGGATGAGTTTGCCTCTAAGTATATGGGGATTGAGAAAGTCTCTGACTTTGAAGATGCCAAAGAGCTTTTAGAGAAACTCCAAAGTCGTCTAGGAATCTATCGCTACAAGACCACCATCACCTATAATCCTGAGATCTGCCAATATCATCATCGCCGAGAGAAGTCCTGTAGTAAGTGCGCCACCCTCTGTCCTACCTTTGGGGTGGTGAATGATGATTCCAAGATGGAGCTCCTCTTCTCCCAACTAGATTGTGTTGGCTGTGGAGGCTGTATCTCCGCCTGTCCCACGGGAGCCATCGATTACGCTCCCTATCCCAAGGAGGCTCTCTATGAGATTGCCCGACTCTACAATGAGACGACGATCTTAATGATCCCTGAGCCCTTCCTCAAAGATCTAGAGGAGGTCACTCTCCCTAAAGGAATCACTCCTTTGATTATTGATCGAGAGAAGTTCCCCTCTGAGATGCATCTTCTCACTCTATTGCAAGAGAGCGGAAGCTCACTTCTCTTCTACTCCCCCATCATCTCTCGCCCCACCAAAGAGGCTAACGAGATGCTCAATCAAATCTATCTCAAGGCCTATGGTGAGCCAGCCCTCTATCTTGCTCAAGATATTCCCACTCTCCTAGAGGCACTCCCTAAGGCTCACAAGATAGAGAAGAGCCTCTATCGCTACACGCCTAAGCCCAACGAGTTAAGACGCAAGACCTTTGGAGAGAGGCTTCGCTATATCATCAAGGAGCAAGAGTTAGGTCAAGTCCCTAGTGGAGATTTCATCCGCTATGGAGAGATTAAAGTGGATCAAGAGAAGTGCACCCTCTGCCTCTCTTGCGTGGGAGCTTGCAATGTCAATGCCCTCACCGCCAACTCCAATGAGTTCACCCTAGATTTTAACGCCTCTTTGTGCACCACCTGTGGCTACTGTCTTCCTAGCTGTCCTGAGAATGCCATCACACTAGAGCTAAGCGGCATCACTTTGGCTCCCTCTTGGTTTGAGTCCAAGGTGATGGCTAGAGATGAGATGTTTAAATGCATTGAGTGTGGCAAGCCCTTTGCCACCAAGAAATCGGTGGAGAAGATCAAGAATCTCATGTCACCCCTCTTTGTGGGTAACGCCTTCAAGTTAAAGACGCTGGAGTGCTGTCCTGATTGCAAGGTGAAGGTGATGGTAGGCTTTAGCAGTGAAGCCGATTCCAAGAGAGAGACTATTTTAGAGGAGGTGGAGTGATGGACGTTCGATCCTTTGATTCGGGACGAATCTTACTGTATGACTTTTTTTCGGGATTATTCTTGCATGATCTGCTAGTTGGGCGCAAGGAGCTTTTAGAGAAGCAACTAGAGATTCTTCTTCAAAGTCCCCTTGAAGAGGGGTTAGAGATTCCTCTTGGGCAGATGCTCTCTATGGTTCAAAAAGAGGGTATGGAGCCTATTGTTGCGGAGTACACCGAGCTCTTTGTGCTCCCCTTTACTCATCGGAGAATTCATCTTCTGCTCTCTCACTATAAAGAGGGATATGTAGGGGGACAGGCCTTACTGGATATTCGCCAGCGCCTCCGAGATTTCCCTATTCGAATGAATGAGGAGCTCTGCAAAGAGAGTGAGGAGCACTTTGGATTCTTGCTGGTTCTCATGAGATTCTTGATAGAGAATCATGGGCAAGTGCCACTTAATAGTGAAGTCAAAGTCTTTAAAGAGTTTATCGCCCCCTATGGAGAGAGCATCACCCAAGAGCTCATCAGCCATCCTCAAGCGAGATTCTACGCTAGTGCTGGCAAGGTATTGGCTAGCTTCTTGGGCTTTGAGCGGAACCTTTTAAAATAACGGAGGAAGCAGAAGTTCCTCCCTTTGAGTGTCGTTGGCGTCGCTCACAGGGAGGAATCCCAACATCCTGTTTGAAAGGAGGAGAGAATGGAAGTTAAAGAGAACTCCCGAAGGAAGTTCTTAGTGAAGGCTGGAAAGACTTCAGTGTTGCTAGCAGGCGGAGCTATCGTGCTCAGTGGCTGCAATAATGAACCTAAAGCCTCACCAGAGCTCACTCGAGGAAAATCCAAGAAGACCGAAATCCTCTACCAAAAGAGTCCTCACTGGGAAGAGTATTTTAGTATTGCACATTAACAAGGCAAAGCGTCAAGTTGAACTTCAAATCTAACAACAAGGAGGAAGTCATGAGTGAAGCGTTAAGCGGACGCGGGAACGATCGAAGAAAGTTCCTAAAGATGTCGGCTTTAGCAGGAGTCGCAGGCGTGAGTCAAGCGGTTGGCTCCGACCAAAGCAAAGTGCTTAGACCTGCAACAAAACAAGAGTTAATCGAAAAATACCCAGTGTCCAAAAAGGTAAAAACGATTTGCACCTATTGCTCGGTCGGATGTGGAATTATAGCGGAAGTGGTCGATGGTGTATGGGTACGCCAAGAGGTCGCTCAAGATCACCCCATTAGTCAAGGGGGTCACTGCTGCAAGGGCGCCGATATGATTGATAAGGCTCGAAGCGAAACAAGACTTCGATACCCCATTGAGAAAGTTGGCGGAAAATGGCGTAAAACTTCATGGGATAGCGCCATGGATAAGATTGCCAAGCAGCTTCAGGATCTCACCCAAAAATATGGCCCTGATAGCGTCATGTTCATTGGCGGCTCCAAGTGTTCGATTGAACAATCCTATTATTTTAGAAAGTTTGCCGCCTTTTTTGGCACCAACAATCTCGATACCATCGCACGAATCTGCCATGCCCCAACAGTTGCTGGAGTCTCCAATACCCTTGGATATGGCGGTATGACCAATCACTTGGCAGACATGATGCACTCCAAGGCGATTTTTATCATTGGTGGAAATCCCGCAGTGAATCACCCTGTAGGCATGGTGCATATCTTGCGCGCTAAAGAGGCAGGAGCAAAAATCATCGTTGTGGATCCCCACTTCAGTCGAACAGCAACTAAAGCCGATCACTATGTGAGATTGCGCAATGG comes from Wolinella succinogenes DSM 1740 and encodes:
- a CDS encoding 4Fe-4S binding protein — encoded protein: MSDFLLMDPPQIPDLHAPEINWYLKNSLDSKEEKLKTLSLLYEARAIKFDHALHQDYEESVSPSLLIIGESQSAKEFASKALESSFEVEILPYESIESIEGKLGAFVANLTDGSSREFAQGVLFREDEFASKYMGIEKVSDFEDAKELLEKLQSRLGIYRYKTTITYNPEICQYHHRREKSCSKCATLCPTFGVVNDDSKMELLFSQLDCVGCGGCISACPTGAIDYAPYPKEALYEIARLYNETTILMIPEPFLKDLEEVTLPKGITPLIIDREKFPSEMHLLTLLQESGSSLLFYSPIISRPTKEANEMLNQIYLKAYGEPALYLAQDIPTLLEALPKAHKIEKSLYRYTPKPNELRRKTFGERLRYIIKEQELGQVPSGDFIRYGEIKVDQEKCTLCLSCVGACNVNALTANSNEFTLDFNASLCTTCGYCLPSCPENAITLELSGITLAPSWFESKVMARDEMFKCIECGKPFATKKSVEKIKNLMSPLFVGNAFKLKTLECCPDCKVKVMVGFSSEADSKRETILEEVE
- a CDS encoding molecular chaperone, with translation MDVRSFDSGRILLYDFFSGLFLHDLLVGRKELLEKQLEILLQSPLEEGLEIPLGQMLSMVQKEGMEPIVAEYTELFVLPFTHRRIHLLLSHYKEGYVGGQALLDIRQRLRDFPIRMNEELCKESEEHFGFLLVLMRFLIENHGQVPLNSEVKVFKEFIAPYGESITQELISHPQARFYASAGKVLASFLGFERNLLK